In bacterium YEK0313, the DNA window CTGACCGAAGCCGCCGAGCCGCCGCATTATCATGGCCACCGCGAAAGGCTGCGCCAGCGCTTCCGGGAGGCCGGCGCGGAGGCGCTCGCCGACTACGAACTCATCGAACTCGTGCTGTTCCGCGCCATACCCCGGCGCGACGTCAAGCCGCTCGCCAAGGATCTCCTGAAACGTTTCGGCTCCTTCGCCGAGGTGGTCGCGGCGCCGGAGGCGCGGCTCGCCGAGGTCGAGGGCATGACGGCCGCGGCGATCGTCGAGGTGAAGGTGGTCCAGGCGGCCGCCGTGCGCTTCGGGCGCGGCCGCATCGCGCGCCGGCCGGTGCTGTCGTCCTGGTCGGCCGTGCTCGACTATTGCCGCACGGCCATGGCCTTCGCCGAACGCGAGCAGTTCCGCGTCCTCTATCTCGACAAGAAGAACGCGCTGATCGCCGACGAGGTGCAGGGCGAGGGCACGGTCGACCACACGCCGGTCTATCCGCGCGAGGTGGTGAAGCGGGCGCTGGAACTCTCCTCCACCGCCCTGGTGCTCGTGCACAACCATCCCACTCGGTCAATAAGATCACGCTGGAGCACGCACAAGCACGCTGAAACACTAGCAAACTCGGGCATTTTTGGCATTGCGTAGTGGGGACGGTTTTGGCAAACTGGGGGCGGTTTAAGGGGTAGAAAACGGCTCTCCGCTCCCAGCAAGCGACCCCTGTTTCTCCTGAACCGATCCCAGTTGCGGAACAGGAGAATCGCGATGCCCAGCCTGACCGACACCGCCATCCGGCATGCGCTCAAGCGCGTCGAGGTGAGCCAGAAGCAAGAAAATCTCGCCGACGGCGATGGACGCGGCACCGGCCGTCTCGTCCTTGTCCTCAAGCCAATGCCCAAGCGCGTGACCGCCGATTGGATGGCCCAGCAGTGGCGTGATGGCAAGCGCACCAAGAAGAAGATCGGTGCGTATCCCTCGATGTCCCTCGTTGACGCGCGCGCGGTCTTCAAGCGCGACTTCGCGGATGTGATCCAGAAGGGCCGAAGCATCAAGATCGCAACGGATACGCGTCCTGGCACGGTCGCGGACCTATTCGAGGGCTATGTCGCGTCGCTCAAGGCCGCCGGCAAGCCATCGTGGAAGGAGACGGAAAAAGGCCTGAACAAGATTGCCGATACGCTCGGACGAAACCGCCTCGCCCGCGAGATCGAGGCCGAGGAGATCATCGAGCTAATCCGTCCGATCTATGATCGTGGCGCGAAGTCGATGGCCGATCATGTGCGGTCGTATCTCCACGCGGCCTTTGGCTGGGGTATGAAATCCGACAACGACTATCGACAGCAATCGGCTCGCCGCTTCCGCATCCCTTTTAATCCGGCCACCGGCATCCCGACGGAGCCCAAGGTCCAGGGCACGCGCTGGCTGGATGAGGACGAGTTCCTGCAGCTCTATCGTTGGCTCGAATGCCCCGATGTGCCAGTCACTCCCTCCTACCTCCGCGCCGTGCAGCTTCTCATGCTGACCGGACAGCGCGTTGAGGAGATCGCTCGCTTCCATGTCGACCAGTGGGACGCCAAAGAGCGGATCATCGACTGGTCGAAGACCAAAAACCTCCAGCCGCACGCTGTCCCGGTCCCGTCGCTCGCGGCCGAACTGATCGAGTCCATCAAGCCCAACGAATATGGATGGTTCTTCCCCTCCGCCACGGACCAGTCAAAGCCGGTCAGCCATGGCACTCTATACTCGTTCATGTGGCGTCAGCGCGATCGCGGCGTGATCCCCTACGTCACGAACCGCGATCTCCGGCGCACTTTCAAGACGCTCGCCGGAAAAGCTGGTGTGCCGAAGGAAATCCGCGATCGGCTTCAGAACCACGCCCTTCAGGACGTCAGTTCGAAGCACTACGATCGCTGGAACTACATGGTCGAAAAGCGCGCCGGCATGGCCAAGTGGGATAAGTTCGTCCGGGCGCTGCTAGCGAAGAAGAAGGGCGGCAGCGCCTTGAAGAAGGCCGCGTGAGCGGTCGCTTCATCGCTGTCACCGGCGCATTCGTCACGGCCTGCTTTGCGGTCCCGGCCCATGCAGATCCATGCGAGGCGCCTGTCCCCTCGCAGGTTGGAGTCGAGTTCTCCGGCTTGGTCCGTTATGTCGGCGACGGCGACGGTCTTTGCGTCGGGCGTACATCGGACCCCAACGAGTGGATCGAGGTGCGCCTTGCCGACTTCGATGCCCCGGAGCTGCACACGCCAGGCGGTCCCGCGGCGAAAGCGGCGCTCGAACGCGTCGCCCTTCGGCGCGAGATCACCTGCACGGCCGAACGTGGGCGCGGCGGCCGCGTCCGCTCCTTTGACCGCGTCATTGCGCGATGTTGGATCGGTGGAAAGAGCCTTGGCGATCTGCTTCGCCAGGCTGGCGTGGCCGAGGGTGGCAACTAATGCCCCGCTCGCCATTGACTCAACATAGCTTGGAAGCTATATGACCTGGGATGTTAGATTGCATGACGCCTTCGAGGCGGAGTTCCTGGCTTTTGAGCGCGAGGTTCAGACCCAATTGCTGGCAGTTGCGAAACTGCTCGGCGAATTCGGTCCGCAGCTCGGTCGGCCATACGCCGACACGCTCAACGGCTCGAAGCACGCCAATATGAAGGAGATGCGTTTCTCTGCCGCCGACGGCGAATGGCGTGCTGCCTTCGCCTTCGATCCCGAACGGAAGGCCATCCTTCTCGTTGCAGGCGACAAATCCGGCGGCAGCCAGAAGCGCTTCTACAAGCAGCTTATCGCAAAGGCGGACAGTCGGTTTTCCGCACATCTGGAAAGCCTGAAATCCGCAAAGAAGGATTGATCGATGGGCCGGAGCCTTAACGACGTCATTGCTTCTCTGCCCCGCGATCAGCAGGAGCAGATCGAAGCCCGTTATGAGGAACTGAAGCAGGAGGTTGAGGGCCTGCGCGAGATGCGTCAGATCGCCGGGAAGGCGCAGGAGGACATCGCTGCGGCGCTGAAGATAAAGCAACCGTCGGTCTCGAAGATCGAAAAGCAGGCTGACATGTACCTATCGACACTGCGCAGCTACGTTGAGGCGATCGGCGGAAAACTTGAGCTGACGGTGAATCTGCCGGGGCGGCCGGCCATCCGGCTCCAGCGTCTCAGCGATGGAACCGTCTCCCACGACAGACCTATGCGCACCGTAGCACGCCGAAAGTCGGCGGCAGCGCGGTGACACCCGATGCTCCAGTTCGATGGCAGATGGCGTTTTGACAGTCCCGGCCCGATAGAAGCCGCCGTCCAAGAGGGCTTTCGCGATCTCATCAACCGCGTTTGCGGGCAAGGCCAGCGGAAGGCTATTTTGGAGCATTTCAAGGCTCGCTTCTGCGCCGCAGCCAACACAGAGTATTGGCCGAGCACCAACGAACGGTTCGCATCCGAAGATCTCGACCGAGATATGGCGCGTGCGGAGACGAACGCCCCCATATTCATCGAGGCATTCTGGGATGCATGCCAGGAACTTCGCGCCCGCAATCCTACCATGGTCGTGCCGGATGCCGGGCGGATAAACCGCATCCTCGCGGACGCAGACGCTGGCTATCAGCTCGACCCTCCCATGCTGGTCGCAACGCGGGTCCACATTCCGATCAACGTACCCGACGCTCCCCCATCTCTCGATGTGCAGGCGCAAGCGATCATCAACGAATCTCTTGATGCCTCCCAGCACTCGTTGAGCGAAGGCAACGGCCGTCAGGCCGTCCAAGAGGTCCTTTGGCTGCTGGAGACGATCTCGACGGCGTTTCGTGGTCCTGAGATCTTAGACGGCAGCATCCAGGGTCGGTACTTCAACGAAATCATCGGCGAACTACGCCAGCGCGGCCGCGGGCATCAAGAGCAAATCCTGCAATGGATGATGACGTTGCATGGCTATCTTTCCTCGCCGACGGGTGGTGGCGTCCGTCACGGGGTCGATCTCAGGGAGGGCCTTGCGCTCCAGATCGATGAGGCACGCCTCTACTGCAACCTCATACGAAGCTATCTGACTTTCCTCATCGCAGAGCATGAGCGCCTGGCTAGGCGGGTCGCGTGACGCTTCGAATAATCAAAACGTGGGGGCTCGGCGCACTTTGAAAGCGATGCTGTCTCGCAAGTACCTCTCGCCGGAGGTCTGATGCGCTTCATCCTACCTCTTGCTGAGCAACTCGACAGAGCGGCCGCGGAACTATCGGCGGCACGTCCGCTCAGCAGCCGGATGGCGCTGATCTTAATCGACAATGCTTTCGAGCTGATGTGCCATCAAAGATGCTTAGAACTGATCGAAGAGGATAGCAGATTAGCAAGCCCAAAATTGACCCTGAAAGATAAGCTCGCTGGACGTGGGCAAAATTTTGATGCGAAGACGTCCCTGTTAAAGCGGGCAGGCTATTTCGCGGACGTTGACGTCAGATCTGTTCAGATCCTTCACGGCTATCGCAATCAGCTCTACCATG includes these proteins:
- the intA_2 gene encoding Prophage CP4-57 integrase is translated as MPSLTDTAIRHALKRVEVSQKQENLADGDGRGTGRLVLVLKPMPKRVTADWMAQQWRDGKRTKKKIGAYPSMSLVDARAVFKRDFADVIQKGRSIKIATDTRPGTVADLFEGYVASLKAAGKPSWKETEKGLNKIADTLGRNRLAREIEAEEIIELIRPIYDRGAKSMADHVRSYLHAAFGWGMKSDNDYRQQSARRFRIPFNPATGIPTEPKVQGTRWLDEDEFLQLYRWLECPDVPVTPSYLRAVQLLMLTGQRVEEIARFHVDQWDAKERIIDWSKTKNLQPHAVPVPSLAAELIESIKPNEYGWFFPSATDQSKPVSHGTLYSFMWRQRDRGVIPYVTNRDLRRTFKTLAGKAGVPKEIRDRLQNHALQDVSSKHYDRWNYMVEKRAGMAKWDKFVRALLAKKKGGSALKKAA